A genomic segment from Streptomyces sp. NBC_00654 encodes:
- a CDS encoding DUF3105 domain-containing protein, whose amino-acid sequence MASAKNTSSPRNQNSATAARRAKLEEARRKERARERRTRIITISASVAVVAALVAGGGYLMAQADEQDKAEEQAKSSPVTGERSWDKLAQNHVDKPVSYPMNPPVGGDHNQVWMNCNADVYTEAIPKENAVHSLEHGAVWVTYNEKAKPADIKALGERVSSTPYSLMSPVKDQDAPLMLSAWGKQVTVKSASDARVAQFFTKYVQGPQTPEPGAACSGGLAK is encoded by the coding sequence ATGGCTTCCGCCAAGAACACGTCTTCCCCCAGGAACCAGAACAGCGCCACCGCCGCGCGCCGCGCCAAGCTCGAAGAGGCGCGCCGCAAGGAGCGGGCCCGTGAGCGCCGCACCCGCATCATCACCATCAGCGCCTCCGTGGCCGTGGTCGCCGCGCTCGTCGCCGGGGGCGGGTATCTCATGGCGCAGGCCGATGAGCAGGACAAGGCCGAGGAACAGGCCAAGTCCTCCCCCGTCACGGGTGAGCGCAGCTGGGACAAGCTGGCCCAGAACCACGTGGACAAGCCGGTCAGCTACCCGATGAACCCGCCCGTCGGCGGCGACCACAACCAGGTGTGGATGAACTGCAACGCCGACGTCTACACCGAGGCGATACCGAAGGAGAACGCCGTCCACTCCCTGGAGCACGGTGCCGTCTGGGTCACGTACAACGAGAAGGCGAAGCCCGCCGACATCAAGGCGCTGGGCGAGCGCGTCTCCTCCACCCCGTACTCCCTGATGAGCCCCGTCAAGGACCAGGACGCCCCCCTGATGCTCAGCGCCTGGGGCAAGCAGGTCACGGTGAAGAGCGCCTCGGACGCCCGCGTCGCGCAGTTCTTCACCAAGTACGTCCAGGGGCCGCAGACTCCCGAGCCGGGCGCGGCGTGCTCCGGTGGGCTCGCCAAGTGA
- a CDS encoding phospholipid scramblase-related protein — MTTQSNIPAGWFSDPHGAPQLLRYWDGSQWTEHTHPAGGQQTAAPAQAPVQQDQQAQQAQQAHAPQPVQQAHAPQQAAPGVPSLFTQQVLVVNQKAKLIEVTNEYSVFDQHGSTIGSVVQVGQSTLRKVLRFVSSIDQYLTHRLEIRDAHGTPQLLLTRPAKFIKSRIIVQRPDGGPVGEIVQQNAIGKINFAIMADGRQVGAIKAENWRAWNFAIVDHNDAEIARITKTWEGLAKTMFTTADNYVLQIHYQLPEPLLSLVVATALTVDTALKQDARGFG; from the coding sequence GTGACCACGCAATCGAACATACCTGCGGGATGGTTTTCGGACCCTCATGGCGCGCCTCAGCTGCTGCGTTACTGGGACGGCTCGCAGTGGACCGAACACACGCACCCGGCCGGCGGGCAGCAGACCGCAGCCCCCGCCCAGGCGCCGGTCCAGCAGGACCAACAAGCCCAGCAGGCCCAGCAGGCCCATGCGCCGCAGCCGGTTCAGCAGGCACACGCGCCTCAGCAGGCAGCGCCCGGTGTCCCTTCGCTGTTCACGCAGCAGGTCCTGGTGGTCAACCAGAAGGCCAAGCTGATCGAGGTGACGAACGAGTACAGCGTCTTCGACCAGCACGGCAGCACGATCGGCTCGGTCGTGCAGGTCGGTCAGAGCACCCTGCGCAAGGTGCTCCGGTTCGTCTCCAGCATCGACCAGTACCTGACGCACCGGCTGGAGATCCGCGATGCCCACGGAACGCCGCAGCTGCTGCTGACCCGCCCCGCGAAGTTCATCAAGTCCCGGATCATCGTCCAGCGCCCCGACGGCGGACCGGTCGGCGAGATCGTCCAGCAGAACGCCATCGGCAAGATCAATTTCGCGATCATGGCCGACGGCCGGCAGGTCGGTGCCATCAAGGCTGAGAACTGGCGTGCCTGGAACTTCGCGATCGTCGACCACAACGACGCCGAGATCGCCCGGATCACCAAGACCTGGGAAGGTCTCGCGAAGACCATGTTCACCACGGCCGACAACTATGTGCTGCAGATCCACTACCAGTTGCCCGAGCCGCTGCTGAGCCTCGTCGTCGCGACGGCGCTGACCGTGGACACCGCCCTCAAGCAGGACGCCCGCGGGTTCGGCTGA